The following are from one region of the Vitis riparia cultivar Riparia Gloire de Montpellier isolate 1030 chromosome 9, EGFV_Vit.rip_1.0, whole genome shotgun sequence genome:
- the LOC117922365 gene encoding uncharacterized protein LOC117922365: MSMDLGEESSRFLSLPATTSRNLSSSSSTFFSANQSPFFSPRSPTCQLSESTLSDIPCDNIQLSADPLSTVLSADPLSSSSGNPDPQSLKNVRFTLSNMSIIPGSRVSSDFQKFNRVSPSTGISNSTTMSNHSHGHGNGYSQHTEKQKKLGRSHGISFAPTSASFSSNRLRSCDVFIGLHGRKPPLLRFANWLRAELEVQGMSCFVSDRARCRNSRKHGIVERAMDVSTFGVVILTRKSFRNPYTIEELRFFSGKKNLVPLFFDLGPDDCLVRDIVEKRGEMWEKHGGELWLLYGGLENEWKEAVNGLSRVDDWKLEAQDGKWRDCILRAVTLLAIRLGRRSVVERLTKWREKAEKEEFPFPRNENFIGRKKELSELEFILFGDVSGESEKDYFELKARPRRKNLTIGWSKGSSVEERRREQHMESGHRKGKQAVVWKESEKEIEMQSSEFPQRQYSLRSKNGGKYGRSRRSAKILYGKGIACVSGESGIGKTDLLLEFAYRYHQRYKMVLWVGGGSRYIRQNYLNLWSFLEVDVGIENCSEKSRIKSFEEHEEAAISRVRKELMRNIPFLVVLDNLESEKDWWDQKLIMDLLPRFGGDTHFIISTRLPRIMNLEPLKLSYLSGVEAMSLMQGSVKDYPIVEIDALRVIEEKLGRLTLGLAIVGAILSELPINPSRLLDTINRMPLRDLTWSGREGHLLRRNTFLFQLFEVCFSIFDHADGPRSLATRMVQVSGWFAPSAIPIFLLALAANKVPEKHQGTRLWKKFLHSLTCGLTSSYTKRSEAEASSMLLRFNIARSSTKQGYLHFNELIKLYALKKGVTGVAQAMVQAVISRGSISQHSEHLWAACFLLFGFGNDPIVVELKVTELLFLVKEVVLPLAIRTFITFSRCSAALELLRLCTNALEAADQAFVTPVEKWLDSSLCWKPIQTNAQLNPCLWQELALSRATVLETRAKLMLRGGQFDIADDLIRKAVFIRTSICGDDHPDTISARETLSKLTRLLANVQIHTSP; this comes from the coding sequence ATGAGCATGGATCTTGGAGAAGAAAGTTCCCGGTTTTTGTCGTTACCAGCCACAACTTCAAGGAATTTGTCGTCTTCCTCGTCAACATTCTTTTCAGCCAATCAGTCTCCATTTTTCTCTCCAAGATCACCAACGTGCCAATTATCTGAATCGACACTATCAGACATTCCATGTGACAATATTCAGCTAAGTGCTGATCCCCTCAGTACTGTGTTAAGTGCTGATCCCCTCAGTTCCAGCTCAGGAAATCCTGATCCTCAATCTCTAAAAAATGTCCGGTTTACCTTGTCAAACATGTCAATCATCCCAGGATCTCGTGTTTCAAGTGATTTTCAGAAGTTCAATCGTGTTTCTCCCTCAACTGGCATTTCCAATAGTACCACCATGTCCAATCACAGTCATGGCCATGGCAATGGTTATTCTCAGCATACAGAGAAACAGAAAAAGCTTGGGAGAAGCCATGGAATCTCGTTTGCGCCAACTTCAGCTTCATTTTCCTCTAATAGATTGAGGAGCTGTGATGTCTTCATTGGTTTGCATGGTAGAAAACCACCTTTGCTGAGGTTTGCTAATTGGCTCCGTGCTGAGTTGGAAGTTCAAGGAATGAGCTGCTTTGTATCTGACAGAGCTCGGTGTCGGAACTCAAGAAAACATGGCATTGTTGAGAGGGCAATGGATGTTTCTACTTTTGGGGTTGTAATCTTAACTAGAAAGTCTTTTAGGAATCCATACACCATTGAGGAACTGCGATTTTTCTCAGGAAAGAAGAATTTGGTCCCATTATTCTTTGATTTGGGTCCGGATGATTGCCTTGTCAGGGATATAGTTGAGAAGAGGGGAGAGATGTGGGAAAAACATGGGGGAGAGCTATGGCTTTTGTATGGAGGTTTAGAGAACGAATGGAAAGAAGCAGTAAATGGCCTTTCTCGGGTGGATGATTGGAAACTGGAGGCTCAAGATGGTAAGTGGAGAGATTGCATACTGAGGGCAGTCACACTTCTGGCTATAAGGCTTGGAAGGAGAAGCGTTGTGGAGCGGTTGACTAAATGGAGAGAGAAGGCAGAGAAAGAGGAGTTTCCCTTCCCTCGAAATGAGAATTTTATTGGTAGGAAGAAAGAATTGTCCGAGCTTGAATTTATACTTTTTGGTGATGTCAGTGGAGAATCAGAAAAAGATTATTTTGAACTTAAAGCTAGACCTAGGCGGAAGAATTTGACAATTGGGTGGAGTAAGGGAAGTTCAGTTGAGGAAAGACGGAGGGAACAACATATGGAGAGTGGACACAGGAAAGGGAAACAAGCTGTGGTATGGAAGGAGTCAGAGAAGGAAATTGAGATGCAAAGTTCTGAATTCCCTCAAAGGCAGTACTCTTTGAGGTCAAAGAATGGAGGAAAGTATGGGAGAAGTAGAAGATCCGCCAAAATTTTGTATGGAAAAGGAATAGCTTGTGTATCAGGCGAATCAGGAATTGGAAAGACCGATCTTCTTCTTGAATTTGCTTACAGGTATCACCAAAGGTACAAGATGGTATTATGGGTAGGCGGGGGAAGTAGATACATTCGCCAGAATTATTTAAATCTATGGTCATTTTTAGAAGTTGATGTGGGGATTGAGAATTGCTCGGAGAAAAGCAGGATAAAAAGCTTTGAGGAGCATGAAGAAGCAGCCATTTCTAGAGTTCGAAAAGAGCTCATGCGGAACATCCCATTTTTGGTAGTGCTTGATAACCTAGAGAGTGAAAAGGATTGGTGGGATCAGAAACTTATAATGGATCTTCTTCCCCGGTTTGGTGGAGATACTCACTTTATAATTTCCACACGCCTTCCTCGCATAATGAACTTGGAGCCTTTGAAACTCTCTTACCTATCTGGGGTTGAGGCTATGTCTTTAATGCAGGGAAGTGTCAAAGATTACCCTATTGTGGAAATTGATGCTCTCAGAGTTATTGAGGAGAAACTTGGGAGGCTCACTTTAGGCCTTGCAATTGTAGGAGCAATTCTATCCGAGCTTCCTATAAATCCAAGCAGGCTCTTGGATACAATTAATAGAATGCCTTTGAGGGACTTGACCTGGAGTGGAAGAGAGGGTCATTTATTGAGACGGAATACCTTCCTCTTCCAACTGTTTGAAGTTTGTTTCTCAATATTTGATCATGCTGATGGCCCAAGGAGTTTGGCGACTAGAATGGTTCAGGTGAGTGGTTGGTTTGCACCCTCAGCAATTCCCATTTTCCTATTAGCTCTAGCTGCTAACAAGGTCCCTGAGAAGCACCAAGGCACTAGGTTGTGGAAGAAGTTTTTGCATTCCTTAACTTGTGGCCTTACATCATCCTACACCAAGAGATCAGAAGCTGAAGCGTCTTCCATGTTGTTGAGGTTCAATATTGCTAGAAGCAGTACCAAGCAAGGTTATCTCCATTTCAATGAACTCATCAAGCTTTATGCCCTCAAAAAAGGAGTAACTGGAGTTGCACAGGCCATGGTTCAAGCAGTAATTAGTCGTGGGTCTATTTCACAACATTCAGAACATTTATGGGCAGCATGTTTCTTGCTATTTGGTTTCGGGAATGATCCCATTGTGGTTGAGTTAAAGGTGACGGAATTGTTATTTCTTGTAAAAGAAGTGGTTCTCCCTCTTGCAATTCGGACATTCATCACATTTTCACGGTGCAGTGCTGCTCTAGAACTCCTTCGGCTATGCACCAATGCACTGGAAGCAGCAGATCAAGCATTTGTCACACCAGTAGAGAAGTGGCTGGACTCATCGCTTTGTTGGAAACCCATCCAAACTAATGCTCAGTTAAATCCTTGCCTTTGGCAGGAACTGGCACTCTCGAGAGCAACCGTGCTGGAAACTAGGGCTAAGCTAATGCTAAGAGGGGGGCAATTTGACATAGCGGATGATCTAATTCGAAAAGCTGTTTTTATTAGAACTTCTATCTGCGGTGATGATCATCCAGACACCATATCTGCTCGTGAAACTCTGAGCAAGCTCACAAGGCTTCTTGCAAATGTTCAAATTCATACATCCCCATAG